One stretch of Pectobacterium brasiliense DNA includes these proteins:
- the tkt gene encoding transketolase: protein MSSRKELANAIRALSMDGVQKAKSGHPGAPMGMADIAEVLWRDYLNHNPANPNWANRDRFVLSNGHASMLIYSLLHLSGYDLPIEELKNFRQLHSKTPGHPEYGYTAGVETTTGPLGQGIANAVGMAIAERTLAAQFNRPGHEIVDHHTYAFLGDGCMMEGISHEVCSLAGTMKLGKLTAFYDDNGISIDGHVEGWFTDDTAARFEAYGWHVVRGVDGHDADAIKRAIGEAQLVTDKPSLLMCKTVIGFGSPNKAGTHDSHGAPLGDAEVAASREQLGWTHAPFDIPADIYAAWDAKPAGQRKEAAWDEAFAAYASAYPELAAEFKRRTGGELPANWQAEAQKFIDDLQANPAKIASRKASQNALEAYGKLLPEFLGGSADLAPSNLTIWSGSVSLDKDHAGNYIHYGVREFGMTAIANGIALHGGFVPYTATFLMFVEYARNAVRMAALMKIRSIYVYTHDSIGLGEDGPTHQPVEQLASLRVTPNMSNWRPADQVETAVAWKYAIERQDGPTSLILSRQNLAQQSRTAEQLANVAKGGYVLKDSEGQPELILIATGSEVELAVGAYDKLTAAGRKVRVVSMPSTDAFDKQDAAYREAVLPKAVSARVAIEAGIADYWFKYVGLNGAIVGMTSFGESAPAELLFEEFGFTVDNVVEKAQALLK from the coding sequence ATGTCCTCTCGTAAAGAACTTGCCAATGCTATCCGCGCGCTGAGCATGGATGGGGTGCAGAAAGCCAAATCCGGTCACCCGGGCGCACCGATGGGCATGGCCGATATCGCCGAAGTCCTGTGGCGCGATTATCTTAACCATAATCCGGCCAACCCTAACTGGGCCAACCGTGACCGCTTCGTGCTGTCCAACGGCCACGCGTCCATGCTGATTTACAGCCTGCTGCATCTCTCCGGCTACGACCTGCCGATTGAAGAACTGAAAAACTTCCGCCAGCTGCACTCCAAAACGCCAGGTCACCCGGAATACGGCTACACCGCCGGCGTCGAAACCACCACCGGCCCGCTGGGTCAGGGGATTGCTAACGCCGTGGGTATGGCGATTGCCGAGCGCACGCTGGCCGCGCAGTTCAACCGTCCGGGTCATGAGATTGTCGACCATCACACCTACGCGTTCCTGGGTGATGGCTGCATGATGGAAGGGATTTCTCACGAAGTCTGCTCGCTGGCCGGCACCATGAAGCTCGGCAAACTGACCGCGTTTTATGATGACAACGGCATCTCCATCGATGGCCACGTTGAAGGCTGGTTTACCGACGATACCGCCGCCCGCTTTGAAGCCTACGGCTGGCACGTGGTGCGCGGCGTGGACGGTCACGATGCGGACGCCATCAAACGCGCCATCGGTGAAGCCCAACTGGTGACCGACAAGCCGTCGCTGCTGATGTGCAAAACCGTGATTGGCTTCGGCTCACCGAACAAGGCCGGTACACACGACTCCCACGGTGCACCGCTGGGCGATGCGGAAGTGGCAGCCTCCCGCGAACAGCTGGGCTGGACGCACGCGCCGTTTGATATTCCGGCTGATATTTATGCCGCCTGGGATGCGAAACCGGCCGGTCAGCGTAAGGAAGCGGCCTGGGATGAGGCGTTTGCCGCCTACGCCAGCGCGTACCCTGAGCTGGCTGCCGAGTTCAAACGCCGCACCGGCGGTGAACTGCCTGCCAACTGGCAGGCCGAGGCACAGAAATTTATCGACGATTTGCAGGCGAATCCGGCGAAAATTGCCAGCCGCAAAGCGTCACAGAACGCGCTGGAAGCCTACGGCAAACTGCTGCCGGAATTCCTGGGCGGCTCTGCCGACCTGGCACCGAGCAACCTGACCATCTGGTCTGGTTCGGTTTCGCTGGATAAAGACCACGCGGGTAACTATATCCACTACGGCGTGCGTGAATTCGGTATGACGGCGATTGCCAACGGGATTGCGCTGCACGGTGGTTTTGTGCCGTACACCGCGACCTTCCTGATGTTCGTGGAATATGCGCGTAATGCCGTGCGTATGGCCGCGCTGATGAAAATCCGCAGCATCTACGTTTACACCCACGACTCCATCGGTCTGGGCGAAGACGGCCCGACCCACCAGCCGGTTGAACAGCTGGCCAGCCTGCGCGTGACGCCGAATATGAGCAACTGGCGTCCGGCAGACCAGGTGGAAACGGCGGTGGCGTGGAAATACGCCATTGAGCGTCAGGACGGCCCGACGTCGCTGATCCTGTCTCGTCAGAACCTGGCACAGCAGTCACGTACGGCTGAACAGCTGGCGAACGTGGCGAAAGGTGGCTATGTGCTGAAAGACAGCGAAGGTCAACCTGAGCTAATCCTGATTGCCACCGGTTCTGAAGTTGAACTGGCTGTCGGCGCGTATGACAAGCTGACTGCCGCAGGCCGCAAGGTGCGCGTGGTGTCCATGCCGTCTACGGATGCGTTCGACAAGCAGGATGCAGCCTATCGTGAAGCGGTGCTGCCGAAAGCGGTATCAGCACGCGTAGCGATTGAAGCGGGTATCGCGGACTACTGGTTCAAGTACGTCGGCCTGAACGGCGCGATTGTCGGCATGACGAGCTTCGGCGAATCGGCTCCGGCGGAGCTGCTGTTCGAAGAATTCGGCTTCACCGTCGATAACGTCGTTGAAAAAGCGCAGGCGCTGCTGAAGTAA
- the epd gene encoding erythrose-4-phosphate dehydrogenase, which produces MTIRIAINGFGRIGRSVLRALYESGRRAEITVVAINELASAEGMAHLLKYDSSHGRFSWDVRQECDQLYVGDDCIRLLHQAEIQSLPWRELGVDIVLDCSGVYGSREDGEAHLAAGAKKVLFSHPGTTDLDATVVFGVNHHQLESGHRIVSNASCTTNCIIPVIKLLDDAFGIENGTVTTIHSSMNDQPVIDAYHHDLRRTRAASQSIIPVDTKLSAGITRIFPQFVDRFEAISVRVPTINVTAIDLSVSVRKAVNVNEINALLQKSAHESFRGIVDYTELPLVSADFNHDPHSAIVDGTQTRVSGQHLIKTLVWCDNEWGFANRMLDTTRAMAASGF; this is translated from the coding sequence ATGACGATCCGTATTGCGATAAACGGTTTTGGCCGCATCGGCCGCAGTGTTTTACGTGCGTTGTATGAATCAGGCCGCCGAGCCGAGATTACCGTTGTGGCTATTAACGAGCTGGCGAGCGCGGAAGGCATGGCGCATTTGCTAAAGTATGATTCCAGCCACGGCCGTTTTTCGTGGGATGTGCGTCAGGAGTGCGATCAGCTTTATGTCGGTGATGACTGTATTCGTCTGTTGCATCAGGCAGAGATTCAGTCATTGCCCTGGCGAGAACTCGGTGTCGATATCGTGCTGGATTGCAGTGGCGTCTACGGCAGCCGGGAAGATGGAGAAGCCCATCTGGCGGCAGGTGCGAAGAAAGTGCTGTTTTCTCATCCGGGAACGACGGATTTGGATGCTACGGTGGTGTTTGGCGTCAATCACCACCAGTTGGAAAGCGGGCACCGCATTGTTTCCAATGCGTCTTGTACGACCAACTGCATTATCCCGGTAATCAAACTGCTGGATGATGCGTTTGGTATCGAGAATGGGACGGTGACGACGATTCACTCGTCGATGAACGATCAACCGGTGATCGATGCTTATCATCACGATCTGCGTCGTACACGTGCCGCCAGCCAGTCGATCATTCCGGTAGATACTAAACTGTCTGCGGGGATCACCCGTATTTTTCCGCAGTTTGTCGATCGTTTTGAGGCGATCTCGGTGCGGGTACCGACGATTAACGTCACGGCAATTGACCTGAGCGTTAGCGTCAGGAAAGCCGTAAATGTGAATGAAATTAACGCACTATTGCAAAAATCAGCGCATGAGTCGTTTCGTGGTATAGTTGATTACACTGAATTGCCGTTAGTGTCGGCTGATTTTAACCACGATCCGCACAGTGCCATTGTCGATGGCACGCAGACACGGGTCAGTGGTCAGCATCTGATTAAAACATTGGTCTGGTGCGATAACGAATGGGGCTTTGCCAACCGGATGTTGGATACAACACGGGCGATGGCGGCCAGCGGTTTCTAG
- the pgk gene encoding phosphoglycerate kinase has translation MSVIKMTDLDLAGKRVLIRADLNVPVKEGKVTSDARIRASLPTIEIALKQGARVMVTSHLGRPTEGEYNEEFSLLPVVDYLKEKLSSPVRLAKDYLDGVDVAEGELVVLENVRFNKGEKKDDEVLSKKYAALCDVFVMDAFGTAHRAQASTHGVGKFATIACAGPLLSGELEALGKALSEPARPMVAIVGGSKVSTKLTVLDSLSKIADQLIVGGGIANTFVAAQGHNVGKSLYEADLIPEAKKLLETCDIPVPSDVRVASEFSETATATLKSVTAIKDEEQILDLGDVSAERLAEILKNAKTILWNGPVGVFEFPNFRKGTETIARAIAESDAFSIAGGGDTLAAIDLFGIADKISYISTGGGAFLEFVEGKKLPAVVMLEERAKQ, from the coding sequence ATGTCTGTAATTAAGATGACCGATCTGGATCTGGCTGGTAAACGTGTTCTTATTCGTGCGGATCTGAACGTACCGGTAAAAGAAGGGAAAGTGACGTCTGATGCGCGCATCCGTGCCTCTCTGCCGACCATCGAAATCGCGCTGAAACAAGGTGCTCGTGTTATGGTCACTTCCCATCTGGGACGCCCGACCGAAGGTGAGTACAACGAAGAGTTTTCTCTGCTGCCTGTCGTTGACTACCTGAAAGAAAAACTGTCTTCTCCGGTTCGTCTGGCGAAAGATTACCTGGACGGTGTTGATGTCGCCGAAGGTGAGCTGGTTGTACTGGAAAACGTCCGCTTTAACAAAGGCGAGAAAAAAGACGACGAAGTTCTGTCCAAGAAATACGCGGCGCTGTGTGATGTGTTCGTAATGGATGCATTCGGTACGGCACACCGTGCGCAGGCTTCAACCCACGGCGTGGGCAAATTTGCCACTATCGCTTGTGCAGGCCCGCTGCTGTCTGGTGAGCTGGAAGCGCTGGGTAAAGCATTGAGCGAGCCAGCCCGTCCGATGGTCGCTATCGTGGGTGGCTCTAAAGTCTCCACTAAGCTGACCGTACTGGATTCCCTGTCTAAAATCGCCGATCAACTGATCGTCGGTGGCGGTATCGCTAACACCTTCGTTGCTGCACAAGGCCACAACGTGGGTAAATCCCTGTATGAAGCTGACCTGATTCCTGAAGCGAAAAAGCTGCTGGAAACCTGTGATATTCCTGTACCGAGCGATGTGCGTGTTGCGTCAGAATTCTCTGAAACTGCAACGGCAACGCTGAAGTCCGTTACGGCAATCAAAGACGAAGAGCAGATTCTGGATCTGGGTGATGTATCCGCTGAGCGTCTGGCTGAAATTCTGAAGAATGCCAAGACTATCCTGTGGAATGGCCCGGTTGGCGTCTTCGAATTCCCTAATTTCCGTAAAGGAACCGAGACCATTGCTCGCGCTATCGCAGAGAGTGATGCATTCTCTATCGCAGGTGGCGGCGATACGCTGGCTGCGATCGATCTGTTTGGTATTGCTGACAAAATCTCCTACATTTCTACCGGTGGTGGCGCATTCCTGGAGTTCGTTGAAGGGAAAAAACTGCCAGCAGTGGTTATGCTGGAAGAACGCGCTAAGCAGTAA
- the fbaA gene encoding class II fructose-bisphosphate aldolase: MSKIFDFVKPGVITGDDVQKVFAVAKENKFALPAVNCVGSDSINAVLEAAAKVRAPVIVQFSNGGAAFIAGKGLKAEGQQAAILGAISGAQHVHQMAEHYGVPVILHTDHCAKKLLPWIDGLLDAGEKHFAATGKPLFSSHMIDLSEESLEENIEICSKYLARMAKIDMTLEIELGCTGGEEDGVDNSHMDASALYTQPEDVDYAYTKLNAISPRFTIAASFGNVHGVYKPGNVKLTPTILRDSQEYVSKKHNLPHNSLDFVFHGGSGSSAQEIKDSVSYGVVKMNIDTDTQWATWEGILKYYKENEAYLQGQLGNPKGEDQPNKKHYDPRVWLRASQASMVTRLEQAFKELNAVDVL; the protein is encoded by the coding sequence ATGTCTAAAATTTTTGATTTCGTAAAACCCGGTGTCATCACTGGTGATGACGTTCAGAAAGTTTTCGCAGTAGCAAAAGAAAACAAATTCGCCTTGCCAGCAGTGAACTGTGTCGGTAGCGACTCAATCAATGCTGTGCTGGAAGCCGCAGCCAAAGTGCGTGCGCCGGTCATCGTTCAGTTCTCTAACGGCGGAGCAGCATTTATCGCCGGTAAAGGCCTGAAAGCAGAAGGTCAGCAGGCGGCAATTTTGGGTGCGATTTCTGGCGCTCAGCATGTGCATCAAATGGCTGAACACTACGGCGTGCCGGTGATTCTGCACACCGACCACTGCGCGAAGAAATTGCTGCCGTGGATCGACGGCCTGCTGGATGCGGGTGAAAAACACTTTGCTGCTACCGGCAAACCGCTGTTCTCTTCTCACATGATCGATCTGTCTGAAGAGTCTCTGGAAGAGAACATCGAGATCTGCTCTAAGTATTTGGCGCGTATGGCCAAAATCGATATGACCCTGGAAATCGAACTGGGTTGTACTGGTGGTGAAGAAGACGGTGTGGATAATAGCCACATGGATGCTTCTGCGCTGTACACTCAGCCAGAAGACGTTGACTACGCGTACACCAAACTGAACGCGATCAGCCCACGTTTCACTATCGCGGCTTCTTTCGGTAACGTGCATGGCGTATACAAGCCAGGTAACGTGAAACTGACCCCGACCATCCTGCGTGATTCTCAGGAATATGTTTCTAAGAAACATAACCTGCCGCACAACAGCCTGGACTTCGTATTCCACGGCGGTTCTGGTTCCAGCGCTCAGGAAATCAAAGATTCCGTTAGCTACGGCGTAGTGAAAATGAACATCGATACCGATACCCAGTGGGCAACGTGGGAAGGTATCCTGAAATACTACAAAGAAAACGAAGCGTATCTGCAAGGCCAATTGGGCAACCCGAAAGGCGAAGATCAGCCGAACAAGAAACACTATGACCCGCGTGTGTGGCTGCGTGCCTCACAGGCAAGCATGGTGACTCGTTTGGAACAAGCTTTCAAAGAGCTTAATGCCGTTGACGTGCTGTAA
- the mscS gene encoding small-conductance mechanosensitive channel MscS translates to MEELNTGLDQAGNWLVTHQNLFLQYAVNIVAALVILIVGLVIARIVSGTINKLMVNRSIDSTVADFLSALVRYGIIAFTLIAVLSRVGVQTASVIAVLGAAGLAVGLALQGSLANFAAGVLLVIFRPFRTGEWVDLGGVSGSVTQVQIFSTTLRTSDGKIIVVPNGKIIAGNIINSSREPDRRTEIIVGVAYDADIDVVKKLLGDIVAADERIQHDKGVTIRLNEMAASSLNFVVWVWTTNGNAQAVYWDLLESFKRVLDEHRIGIPYPQMDVHLHNLPSAAKQPE, encoded by the coding sequence ATGGAAGAACTTAATACGGGCCTGGATCAGGCAGGGAACTGGTTGGTGACACATCAGAACCTGTTTTTGCAGTATGCGGTGAATATCGTCGCCGCATTAGTGATCCTCATCGTTGGTCTGGTTATCGCTCGGATCGTTTCCGGCACCATCAATAAATTGATGGTTAACCGTTCTATCGATTCAACCGTGGCAGATTTCCTGTCTGCGCTGGTGCGCTATGGCATTATCGCGTTCACGCTGATTGCGGTATTGAGTCGGGTTGGCGTACAGACGGCATCAGTGATTGCTGTATTGGGTGCTGCGGGCTTGGCTGTTGGTCTGGCATTACAGGGGTCATTAGCCAACTTTGCAGCGGGCGTCCTGCTAGTGATTTTCCGGCCTTTCCGTACCGGCGAATGGGTGGATTTGGGCGGTGTTTCCGGCTCGGTCACGCAGGTACAGATTTTCTCGACGACGCTGCGCACGTCTGACGGCAAAATCATCGTGGTGCCTAATGGCAAAATTATTGCTGGCAATATCATCAACAGTTCGCGTGAACCGGATCGCCGTACCGAAATTATTGTCGGCGTAGCCTATGACGCTGATATCGACGTGGTGAAAAAGCTGCTGGGCGATATTGTCGCGGCGGATGAACGTATCCAGCACGACAAGGGCGTCACGATTCGCCTGAATGAAATGGCGGCGTCATCGCTGAATTTTGTGGTGTGGGTGTGGACAACCAACGGCAACGCGCAGGCGGTGTATTGGGATCTGCTGGAAAGCTTTAAACGCGTGCTGGATGAGCACCGTATTGGTATCCCTTATCCGCAGATGGATGTGCACCTGCATAACTTACCATCCGCAGCGAAACAGCCAGAATAA
- the argO gene encoding arginine exporter ArgO, which yields MWAVYLQGVLLGAAMILPLGPQNAFVMNQGIRRQYHLMVALLCAVSDMVLIAAGIFGGSALLSQSSLLLGAVTWGGVAFLLWFGWGAMKTAFSKNIALASAEVMKQSRWRIIATMLAVTWLNPHVYLDTFVVLGSLGSQFAGDARSWFALGTMTASFTWFFALALLASWLAPWLNTPRVQRVINFFVGVVMWGIALQLARHGWQ from the coding sequence ATGTGGGCGGTGTATTTACAGGGCGTTTTGTTGGGAGCGGCGATGATTCTGCCTCTAGGGCCACAGAATGCGTTTGTGATGAATCAGGGAATTCGCCGGCAGTATCACCTGATGGTGGCGCTGTTATGTGCGGTGAGCGATATGGTGCTGATTGCCGCTGGTATTTTTGGCGGCAGCGCGTTGCTTAGCCAGTCTTCACTGCTATTGGGGGCGGTGACGTGGGGCGGTGTTGCGTTTCTGCTCTGGTTTGGCTGGGGAGCGATGAAAACAGCCTTCAGCAAGAATATTGCCCTCGCCAGCGCCGAAGTGATGAAACAAAGCCGCTGGCGCATTATTGCTACCATGCTGGCGGTGACCTGGCTTAATCCGCATGTCTATCTGGATACCTTTGTGGTGCTGGGGAGTCTGGGTAGCCAGTTTGCAGGCGATGCTCGCAGCTGGTTTGCACTAGGGACGATGACGGCTTCCTTCACCTGGTTCTTTGCGCTGGCGCTATTGGCCTCCTGGCTGGCGCCGTGGCTGAATACGCCGCGGGTACAGCGGGTCATCAACTTTTTTGTTGGCGTAGTGATGTGGGGCATTGCTTTGCAGCTGGCGCGTCACGGTTGGCAATGA
- a CDS encoding oxidative stress defense protein, whose product MKLNALALAAAIGLGGVSIAAQAAELPDGPHIVTSGTSSVDATPDIARLAIEVSVSSKDAAEAKKQVDARVAQYFDFLGKNGIEKKDINAANLRTQPEYDYLKTGGSVLKGYRAVRQVEVTLRQLDKLNELLDGALKSGLNEIRTVELGVANPETYRDEARKKAIEQATSQAEALAQGFNSKLGPIYSVRYHVANYQPMPMARMFKTADAAVQTEAAQTYEQQTIHFDDQVDVVFELQRTQ is encoded by the coding sequence ATGAAGCTCAATGCACTGGCGTTGGCCGCTGCGATAGGACTTGGTGGTGTGTCGATAGCCGCGCAGGCTGCGGAATTGCCGGATGGCCCGCATATCGTGACGTCAGGGACATCCAGCGTAGATGCGACACCGGATATCGCTCGTCTGGCGATTGAAGTGAGCGTGTCATCGAAGGATGCGGCGGAAGCGAAAAAGCAGGTCGATGCCCGCGTTGCACAATATTTTGATTTTCTGGGTAAAAATGGCATTGAGAAAAAAGATATTAATGCCGCCAATTTACGTACGCAGCCAGAATATGACTACCTGAAAACCGGTGGTTCGGTGCTGAAAGGCTATCGTGCGGTGCGTCAGGTGGAAGTCACGCTGCGCCAGTTAGACAAACTGAACGAGCTGCTGGATGGGGCGCTGAAATCGGGGCTGAATGAGATTCGCACGGTAGAATTAGGCGTTGCTAACCCAGAAACCTATCGTGATGAAGCACGTAAGAAAGCCATCGAACAGGCGACGAGTCAGGCGGAAGCGCTGGCGCAGGGTTTCAACTCCAAACTGGGGCCGATCTACAGCGTTCGCTATCACGTTGCCAACTATCAGCCGATGCCAATGGCACGTATGTTTAAAACGGCAGATGCCGCGGTGCAAACCGAAGCGGCACAAACCTATGAACAGCAAACCATTCACTTTGACGATCAGGTGGATGTGGTGTTTGAGTTGCAGCGCACGCAGTAA
- a CDS encoding LysR family transcriptional regulator ArgP, with protein MKRPDYRTLQALDSVIRERGFERAAQKLCITQSAVSQRIKQLENLFGQPLLVRTIPPRPTEQGQKLLALLHQVELLEEEWLGNETNSDIPLLLSLAVNADSLATWLLPALQPVLVDSPIRLNLQVEDETRTQERLRRGEVVGAVSIQSQPLPSCLVDKLGALDYLFVASPSFAARYFPNGVTRSALLRAPAVAFDHLDDMHQAFLQQNFDLSPGSVPCHIVNSSEAFVQLARQGTTCCMIPHLQIERELANNELIDLTPGLFQRRMLYWHRFAPESRMMRKVTDALLSHGHQVLRQS; from the coding sequence ATGAAACGCCCGGACTATCGAACGCTTCAGGCTCTGGATTCCGTCATCCGCGAGCGTGGTTTTGAACGCGCTGCCCAAAAACTGTGTATTACCCAATCTGCCGTTTCGCAGCGTATTAAACAGCTGGAGAACCTGTTCGGCCAGCCGCTATTGGTCAGAACCATCCCGCCTCGTCCTACAGAACAAGGGCAGAAACTGCTGGCTCTGCTTCATCAGGTCGAACTGCTGGAAGAAGAGTGGCTGGGCAATGAAACCAACAGCGATATCCCGCTGCTGCTGTCGCTGGCGGTGAACGCCGACAGTCTGGCAACCTGGCTGCTACCTGCGTTACAACCGGTGCTGGTCGATTCACCGATTCGTCTTAATTTGCAGGTAGAAGATGAAACGCGCACGCAGGAAAGGCTGCGCAGGGGGGAAGTGGTCGGTGCGGTGAGTATTCAGTCTCAGCCGCTGCCAAGCTGTCTGGTGGATAAACTGGGTGCGCTGGACTATCTGTTTGTCGCGTCGCCGAGCTTTGCCGCCCGCTATTTCCCGAATGGCGTGACGCGCTCGGCGCTGCTGCGCGCACCGGCGGTCGCCTTCGACCATCTGGATGATATGCATCAGGCCTTTTTACAGCAGAATTTTGATTTGTCACCTGGCAGTGTTCCCTGCCACATCGTGAATTCGTCAGAAGCGTTTGTACAGCTAGCGCGTCAAGGCACGACCTGCTGCATGATCCCACATCTGCAAATCGAAAGAGAGCTTGCGAATAACGAGTTAATCGACCTGACGCCGGGGCTGTTTCAGCGCCGGATGCTCTACTGGCACCGCTTCGCGCCGGAAAGCCGGATGATGAGGAAAGTGACGGACGCTCTGCTCTCGCACGGTCATCAGGTACTGCGGCAGTCATAA
- the rpiA gene encoding ribose-5-phosphate isomerase RpiA: MTQDELKKAVGWAALDYVRPDTIVGVGTGSTAAHFIDALGSIKHQIKGAVSSSDASTEKLKSLGIPVFDANDVDSLDVYVDGADEINGHMQMIKGGGAALTREKIISAMSRQFICIVDASKQVDVLGKFPLPVEVIPMARSYVARELAKLGGQPVYRQGVLTDNGNVILDVHNLNIMDAVAVENHINGIPGVVTVGLFANRGADVALVGTAEGVKTVVK; encoded by the coding sequence ATGACGCAAGATGAACTGAAAAAAGCAGTGGGATGGGCAGCGCTCGACTACGTCCGCCCCGACACCATTGTGGGAGTAGGAACCGGATCGACGGCAGCACACTTTATTGATGCGCTGGGTTCGATAAAACATCAAATAAAAGGCGCGGTTTCCAGCTCGGATGCCTCAACGGAAAAGTTGAAAAGTCTGGGTATCCCCGTTTTTGACGCTAATGATGTGGATTCGCTGGATGTCTACGTAGATGGCGCGGATGAGATCAACGGACACATGCAGATGATCAAAGGCGGTGGTGCAGCGCTGACCCGCGAGAAAATCATTTCGGCAATGTCGCGCCAGTTCATCTGCATTGTCGATGCATCCAAACAGGTTGATGTGCTGGGTAAATTCCCGCTGCCGGTTGAAGTTATCCCGATGGCGCGGTCTTACGTGGCGCGTGAACTGGCGAAGTTGGGTGGGCAGCCAGTCTATCGTCAGGGCGTACTGACGGATAACGGCAACGTCATTCTGGATGTACACAACCTGAATATCATGGATGCGGTCGCGGTAGAAAACCACATTAATGGTATCCCTGGCGTCGTAACCGTTGGGTTATTTGCCAACCGCGGTGCAGATGTCGCGTTAGTCGGTACGGCTGAGGGTGTAAAAACCGTCGTTAAATGA
- the serA gene encoding phosphoglycerate dehydrogenase, with protein sequence MAKVSLEKDKIKFLLVEGVHQSALDNLRAAGYTNIEFHKGALDPEALKASIRDAHFVGIRSRTHLTEEIFAAAEKLIAVGCFCIGTNQVELSAATKRGIPVFNAPFSNTRSVAEMVIGEMLLMLRGIPAANAKAHRGIWHKLAVGSFEARGKKLGIIGYGHIGMQLGILAESLGMHVYFYDIESKLPLGNAQQVRHLSDLLNMSDVVSLHVPENESTYNMMGAEELALMKPGSILINAARGTVVDIPALCDVLSSKHLSGAAIDVFPQEPATNSDPFLSPLCEFDNVLLTPHIGGSTQEAQENIGDEVAGKLAKYSDNGSTLSAVNFPEVSLPVHGARASRLLHIHENRPGIITKINQIFAEQGINIAAQYLQTTPEIGYVVIDVETDGAQTALQLMKAIPGTIRARLLF encoded by the coding sequence ATGGCAAAGGTATCATTGGAAAAAGACAAGATTAAGTTTCTGTTAGTGGAAGGCGTGCATCAGAGCGCGCTGGATAACTTGCGTGCAGCGGGTTACACCAACATCGAGTTCCATAAAGGTGCGCTGGATCCTGAGGCATTGAAAGCCTCCATCCGCGATGCGCATTTTGTGGGTATCCGCTCGCGTACCCATCTGACAGAAGAGATTTTTGCTGCTGCGGAAAAACTGATCGCGGTAGGGTGTTTCTGTATCGGGACTAATCAGGTTGAGCTGTCGGCCGCGACCAAGCGCGGTATCCCGGTGTTTAACGCACCTTTTTCCAATACCCGATCCGTAGCAGAAATGGTGATCGGCGAAATGCTGCTGATGCTGCGCGGTATCCCGGCGGCCAACGCGAAAGCGCACCGTGGTATCTGGCACAAGCTGGCTGTGGGCTCGTTTGAAGCGCGTGGTAAAAAGCTGGGGATCATCGGCTACGGCCATATCGGTATGCAGTTAGGTATTTTGGCTGAAAGCCTCGGTATGCACGTTTACTTCTATGATATCGAAAGCAAATTGCCGCTGGGCAATGCTCAGCAGGTGCGTCATTTATCCGATTTGCTGAACATGAGCGACGTGGTGAGCCTGCACGTGCCGGAGAATGAAAGTACGTATAATATGATGGGTGCTGAAGAACTGGCACTGATGAAGCCGGGCTCAATCCTGATTAACGCCGCTCGTGGTACCGTGGTTGATATTCCAGCGTTGTGCGACGTGTTGAGCAGCAAGCATTTGTCCGGCGCGGCGATTGACGTATTCCCACAGGAACCAGCAACCAACAGCGATCCATTCCTGTCGCCGCTGTGCGAGTTCGACAACGTGCTGCTGACGCCGCACATCGGTGGTTCCACGCAGGAAGCGCAGGAAAATATCGGTGATGAAGTCGCTGGAAAGCTGGCGAAATACTCAGACAACGGCTCTACGCTGTCTGCGGTGAATTTCCCGGAAGTATCGCTGCCTGTTCATGGCGCACGCGCCAGCCGCCTGCTGCACATCCATGAAAACCGTCCTGGCATCATTACCAAAATTAACCAGATCTTTGCTGAGCAGGGTATTAACATCGCCGCGCAGTATCTGCAAACGACACCTGAAATTGGTTACGTGGTCATTGATGTTGAAACTGACGGCGCGCAAACGGCACTGCAACTGATGAAGGCCATTCCTGGCACCATTCGTGCCCGTCTGCTGTTCTGA